A portion of the Stigmatopora argus isolate UIUO_Sarg chromosome 15, RoL_Sarg_1.0, whole genome shotgun sequence genome contains these proteins:
- the LOC144090197 gene encoding potassium channel, subfamily K, member 16-like isoform X2, which translates to MPQPIPGNDGTPKGQVAATWEHGAPSHARLRGLAWICLTDGAAPQLASAGPWRKKERKKERRSLLEVILDAWEQGVNPSGNSTNPSNWDFSSAFFFATTVVTTIGYGNLSPSTVCGQVFCVFYALCGIPLNLAFLKQLGKCLTIHLGRLERGVVSVVPHKQSVEALAVSAFFLTGSLLFLVLPPLLFSYVEGWTFGEGFYFAFITLSTIGFGDYVVGTDPGKEYISLYRSLAGIWIIFALAWLALVLSTGSRMAAHVIASCDKEDDEGEAPSNKVEDVSKI; encoded by the exons ATGCCGCAGCCCATCCCGGGCAACGACGGCACCCCAAAGGGCCAAGTGGCGGCCACGTGGGAACACGGCGCCCCCTCGCACGCCCGTTTGCGTGGCCTTGCCTGGATTTGTTTGACAGATGGAGCAGCTCCACAATTGGCATCGGCGGGGCcttggagaaagaaagaaagaaagaaagaaagacggAGTCTTCTGGAA GTGATTTTAGACGCTTGGGAACAGGGCGTGAATCCCTCCGGCAACTCCACCAACCCCAGCAACTGGGATTTCAGCAGCGCCTTCTTTTTTGCCACCACGGTGGTCACCACCATAG GCTACGGCAACCTGTCTCCCAGCACCGTCTGCGGCCAGGTCTTCTGCGTCTTTTACGCCCTGTGCGGCATCCCGCTCAACCTGGCCTTTCTCAAACAGCTGGGCAAGTGTCTGACCATTCACCTGGGTCGTCTGGAGCGGGGCGTGGTCTCCGTGGTGCCGCACAAG CAAAGCGTGGAGGCGTTAGCGGTGAGCGCCTTCTTCCTGACCGGCAGCCTGCTCTTTCTGGTGCTACCCCCCCTTCTCTTCAGCTACGTGGAAGGCTGGACGTTCGGAGAGGGCTTCTACTTTGCCTTCATCACCCTCAGCACCATCGGCTTTGGAGATTATGTCGTGG GGACGGACCCGGGCAAGGAGTACATCTCCCTGTACCGGAGCCTGGCCGGCATTTGGATCATCTTCGCCTTGGCCTGGCTGGCTCTGGTCCTCAGCACGGGATCGAGAATGGCCGCGCACGTGATCGCCAGTTGCGACAAAGAGGACGACGAAGGGGAGGCGCCGTCCAACAAGGTGGAAGACGTCTCCAAAATTTAA
- the LOC144090197 gene encoding potassium channel, subfamily K, member 16-like isoform X1: MFRWFPSSKARQRPAEPSRPRGGFLMARIRLVGVKVSWTVLLALAHLTYLLFGAILFQILEREAESNNRNHFQLEKLNFLANYTCLDGAALEKFVQVILDAWEQGVNPSGNSTNPSNWDFSSAFFFATTVVTTIGYGNLSPSTVCGQVFCVFYALCGIPLNLAFLKQLGKCLTIHLGRLERGVVSVVPHKQSVEALAVSAFFLTGSLLFLVLPPLLFSYVEGWTFGEGFYFAFITLSTIGFGDYVVGTDPGKEYISLYRSLAGIWIIFALAWLALVLSTGSRMAAHVIASCDKEDDEGEAPSNKVEDVSKI, from the exons ATGTTCCGATGGTTCCCGAGCTCTAAAGCCAGGCAGCGGCCCGCCGAGCCGTCGCGGCCCCGAGGCGGCTTCTTGATGGCGAGGATCCGGCTGGTCGGCGTCAAAGTGAGCTGGACGGTGCTTCTGGCCCTGGCCCACCTCACCTACCTTCTGTTCGGAGCCATCCTTTTCCAGATTCTGGAACGGGAGGCAGAGAGCAACAACCGAAACCACTTCCAACTGGAGAAGTTGAATTTCTTGGCTAATTACACTTGCCTGGATGGAGCCGCCTTGGAGAAGTTTGTTCAG GTGATTTTAGACGCTTGGGAACAGGGCGTGAATCCCTCCGGCAACTCCACCAACCCCAGCAACTGGGATTTCAGCAGCGCCTTCTTTTTTGCCACCACGGTGGTCACCACCATAG GCTACGGCAACCTGTCTCCCAGCACCGTCTGCGGCCAGGTCTTCTGCGTCTTTTACGCCCTGTGCGGCATCCCGCTCAACCTGGCCTTTCTCAAACAGCTGGGCAAGTGTCTGACCATTCACCTGGGTCGTCTGGAGCGGGGCGTGGTCTCCGTGGTGCCGCACAAG CAAAGCGTGGAGGCGTTAGCGGTGAGCGCCTTCTTCCTGACCGGCAGCCTGCTCTTTCTGGTGCTACCCCCCCTTCTCTTCAGCTACGTGGAAGGCTGGACGTTCGGAGAGGGCTTCTACTTTGCCTTCATCACCCTCAGCACCATCGGCTTTGGAGATTATGTCGTGG GGACGGACCCGGGCAAGGAGTACATCTCCCTGTACCGGAGCCTGGCCGGCATTTGGATCATCTTCGCCTTGGCCTGGCTGGCTCTGGTCCTCAGCACGGGATCGAGAATGGCCGCGCACGTGATCGCCAGTTGCGACAAAGAGGACGACGAAGGGGAGGCGCCGTCCAACAAGGTGGAAGACGTCTCCAAAATTTAA